Below is a window of Myxococcales bacterium DNA.
AGCCGCCGCCGGGTGCCGCTGCCGCTCACGTGGGCCGCGGCCGCCTCCGCTTGCCTCGTGGCCACGGGCTTTGCGTCGGCCCGCATCATCGACTCGATGAACGATCTCGAGCCGGTCGAGCTGGCCCCTCCCGCCAAAGCCATCTGGCTCGCACCGCCCCCTGCCGTGCCAAGAAGGCCCGACATGGCGCTGGCCGTGCCCCCCGCCCCCGTGCCGCGTCCCATGACCATGCCCGAGGAGGACGCGCGCCCCGCCCTGGCCGCGGAACTCTTCGGCACGGCCAACCGGGCCCGGGATCAAAGGCTCACGGACCAGGCCGAGCGCCTCTACCTGCGCCTGCAAACCCGGTTTCCACGCTCGTCCGAGGCAGAGCTGTCGCTCGTCAGCCTGGGACGGTTGCGGCTGGATGCGGGGCGCCCCCTGCAGGCCCTCGCGGCCTTCGACGCCTATCTGGCCCGGGCGGCTGCGGGCCCCATGCAGCACGAAGCGCTGGCCGGTCGGGCGCTCGCGCTCGAAAAGCTCGCGCGCCCCGAGGACGAAGCCCGGGCGTGGCGCACACTGCTCGAGAGCCACCCCGAGTCTTTGTTCCAGGCCAGGGCCAAGGCGCGGTTGCGCGTGCTCGCGCCCAGCCCCTGACGCCTCGCTCATGCCGCTCGCGCTGCTCACGTTGCTCGCCGCCGCCACGCTGGCCGCCCCCCCGGCCCCCCGCCCGAGCGCCCTGGCCTTGCTGGCCGCCGCCGACGAAGCCACGGCCGAGGCCCTGATGACCACGCTGCAGGCGCTCACCCGGGACAGCGCCTTTAGAGTCGTCGCTCGCCTCGAGCCCTTCGCGGATGAAGACGTGCTCGCCCCCTCCCTGGCAAAGGGCTTTGCGGCCGTGGCCTGGTTCGACCTGCGGGATGCCACGACCAGCCGCCTTCACGTTCTCGACGTCGCGAACGCACGTGCCGTCACCCGAAGCTTCTTGGCCCCTGATTCTGCGACCTATCGGGTCGAACAGCTGGCCCAGGCCTTTCGCACGGTGCTCGACGCCCTCGAGGCCGGCGGCGACATCGGCGACGACGCCGACCTTGTCCGAAGGGACCTGGGCCTACCCGCCGCGCAGGCACCCCCGCCGGCTCCGGCGCCCGTGCCCAGGAGCGCCCCGGTCATCGCGACCTCAGTCTCCGCCCCGCGCCTCACGTCGGGCGGGCCCCCCAGGTGGGACGCCGAGCTGGCGGCCCACTACGGCACGGCGTGGCTTGGCACGCCCTTTCCCTTGCAACACGGCTTCGGCCTCGGGGCCGCCCTCTTGCGAGGCGAAGGCGCCTGGCGATGGGGTGTACGGGCCAGCGGCGCCTACACCCTGCCGCCTGCGGTGGCGCTGGCCCCCACCCTCGACGCCCGCGTCGACATCTGGTCCCTGCGCGTGGGGCCTGCCCTGGCACGACGCTTTTCCGGGTGGCGGGCGGAGCTGGGTGTGGATCTGGGCGCCGACCTCGTGCGGGCGTCGGCCAGGCTCTCACCCGGCTCCCCCTACACGGCCCGCGATGCGCGCTTTGGCCCCTCGTTTCTGCTGCGGCCCCGCCTGCGGGCCACCTGGGCGGTCTTTCGGGACCTGAACGTCTTTGCAGAGGCGGGGCTCGGGCTCGAGCTGTCCGACCTTGCGCTGGCGCTCCGCGAGGACGGTGCCCAGCGCACCGTAGTGGATGCCGCCACCGTCCGGCCCGAGTTCAGCGTGGGCTTTGCGTTGTGACGACGGCCTGGCGTCGAAACACGCGCCGCTGGCTCGACAACAGGATCTCGTCGAGGCGCACGGAGGCCGCGAAGTCAGAGGGCGCGTCCGCGAGCCCATCCATGGAACCATCGTTGTTGGCGCCGAACACCCAGGGATTGGCGTTGCCCTCGAGCCCATCGTTCGTGTCCGCGCCGCACGGTGCGGTGGGCACGAAGATCGCCTCGTTGCGGCTGTTCTCTTCGATACCGTTGATGTAGAGCTCGAGCGGGCCGCTTCCAAAGTTGATGCCCACGTGCGTCCAGGTCTCGGTGGGCATCACCCGGGCGGTGCACCGCGATCCCGCGGCGTTGGCGCCTTGCAGGCGCACGGAGAGATACCCGGGCCCCGTCCAGTACACGGTGAAGTGCCCCTTCGTCCTCTCCAGCGTGGCGTCGCGGGACAAGATCCCCACCCGGAACACGGGCCCCGGGGGAGGCGGCAGCCACACCCAGAACGAAAGTGAGCCGCTCGGCAACGCGAAGGCGGACGAGGGCGCCACCACGAGGTAACCGCGGGGATCGCCCTGGGGAAAGACCACCGCCTGCCCGCACCCCTCGGGGCCCTCCACCCGCGCGGCGTTACCGGTGACTTGCGCGGGGTGTGCTCCGGTTTCGTCCGCAAAGCCCTCGGCACCCGGGGCCTCATCGAAGCTGTAGCGCGCGACCACGTCGTCCACGGGGCCAGGATCGCAACGGAGCGGCAGCGCCCCCCCCCGCTCGGCGACCAGGCGCGTGTCCTCACAGCCAAGGAGCAACGAACCGAGGATTGACCAAGTCGCCAGGCGAGGGACCATGCCCCGGGGACTTTACTCTCCGCACGCCTCGGGCGTCGACCACGGGACCCCGCGGCCCTCGTCTACCGCTCGAGGGTCGGCAGCTCGATGAGGGGGATCTCCTCGCGCTTGCGCGGCACGATCTCGAGCTCGACCAGCGGCCCGAAGAGGGGCGCCTCGAGCGGGATGAAGGCTGGGGGGGTCGTCCACACCGCAAGGTCCGCCGCCCGGGCCAAAGGCACCACGTCGCGATCGGCGATGTCGGCCGCCGGCCAACGCAGGCGCGTGTTGGCCTGTTGTGCTGCAAGCAGGGCCAAAAAGGTGATCGGGTTATAGGAGTACACCACCTGATCCGCGGGCAGGTCGGCGTGCTCCGAGAGCGCGGCGTTCCAGAAAACGTAGGGCCTGATGGCTTCGTCGAAGACGTGCCGCTTGTCGGCCTCGGAAAGGCCTTCGAGTTCGGGTGACGCCAAGAACGCGGCGGGGCCGAGCTTGTCCCCCCACTCGTGCGCGTGGTGCAGCACCATGCGGCGCAGCGCCTGCCGAGCGTCCAGGTTGTCGCTGCGGAAGAAGTTCGCCAGCGCCGCCGGGTCGAGCCGCTTGGCCCCGGTCCGCGTGAGCAAGTCGAGCACCATGCCCCGCCGCACCCAAGGTCCGTCCTGCACGGCGTCCACGTGCTTGAGGAAGCGTCCCGTATCGACCGGCAACCGCTCGGCGCTGAAGATGTCGAACCGGGTTTCGGGACCCACCTCGGAGCCCCGCTTGACGAAGCCCACCGTCCCCACGATCTCGCCCGACTCCACCGGCTCTTCGAGCAGCGCCACGTTGCCCAGCTTCAGGGTCGACAGCGCCCGCCGGTTGCGCTCCCGAACCAGCGTCTCGAGCCAGGGCACGCCCGAACGCTCAGGATCTTCCATCAATCCAGGCTCGAGATGCGCCAGCAATGAAAAAAACGTCATCGGGCCACGCGGCATCTGCAGCTCGTGCTTGATGAGCACGAAGGACGTGGACGAGCGCCCGTGCCGCCCAAAGCGCGCCGCCACGATCGTGCCCCGCACGGGCGCGCGCACCGGCGTTCCAGGCAGCCCCCGCAGGTTCACGCCTGCGCGCACGAGCCCGCCCGGGCTGAGCGGAAAGTGGCCGCTGCTTCGCTCCTCGACGCTCTCGAAGGCCACCCGTGCCGTGCGGTTGATGGTGGGCTCATCGTCGAACGGAAAGCGCGTGTAGCCACCCAGCTGTTGCGGCAAATAATAGCCGTTCAGCGCCGAGAGCAACTTCTTCCAATCGAACGCGCCCGGGTCCCATTTGTGCCCCTCCGCGTCCACGTGAAGGTGGCCCACGATGCCCGCAAACGCGTTCGGGTCCGGTAGCGTGTCGAGCAAGGGCTGACCGTCTTCGCCCACGGGAATCACGGGCCCAATCTGCGGAAAGATCCGCACCATCGCCCGCGCCAGCGCGATCACCGAGCGGTACTGCTCCGGGCGAAAGTCGAAGGCTTTGTAGTGCCGTCCGTTGATGAGCACATCCTTCACGGGGCGGGTGCGGTAGTCGGGCGGCAGCTTCGCAAGCTCGTCGCGGCTCGCATCGGCGCGGTTGCAGATCTCGACCCCCACCGAGATCGGGTTCGCCTGTTCGGCGTGGTACGCCCGCTCGAGCAGGTCGAGCGTTTGGTAGATGGTGCCGTCTGCGTCCACCATGAAGTGCGCCGACAGCCCGCAGCCTCCGTCGTGCCGGGGCAGGTCATGCATGCTGTGGAAGCACGAGCGCGAGTTCACGCACCCGTCGTGATGAAGCACGAATTGCTTGACCACCCCCTGAAGAGCCTCGAGTGAGCGCGTCTTCAAGCCTGAACGTGTGCCGAAGCGCTTGAAGCGGCCCTGACAGCAGGGGCTCGACGCCTTGGCCTTGTCCTCGAGGCAGGTCTCGGCGTAGCCGTCGAAGCCCCGCTCGGTGTCGTCCCACAAAACCACGGGGCGACCCACGTCGAACTTCTGCCCGGCCACCACGATTTCGGTGTTGGTGCCGGCCAGGGCGGCCAGGGTGACGAGCGCTGCGAACCCCATGTGTGCGGCAGGTTGCCCCAGCCAGGCCCACGCGGCAACGGAGGCGCGCGCGAAGGCAACGCAAAGGCCGGGGTCGCCCAAACGGCCGCCCGCGTGCCTTCACCGTTGACAGACCCGCACGTTTCTCATCGCATGGTCGCTTTGGCGCGCAGACGGACGCCGTCCGACCCGCCCCCTTCGATCGAGGAGACTGGCCATGGCGCGGTGGACAGGGCAACAAAACCTCTCCGCTGCGGCTCGCCTCCGCCTATCAGGCGGGCCGGCGCCGAACTTCCCGGCCACCATTTGACCGTCTGGGAGGGCGCACATAACATCTGCCCCACCTACAACCTTCCGCTCGTCCATGCTCGACCGCTTCAAAGGCCTTTTCGGGGGAACCCCCGCTCCCTCGCGCGCGGGGGCGCGGCATCTGAGCCGCGTGGCCGGCGAGGAGGGGCGACAGGCCTGGAAAGAGCGCAAAGGGGGGAGGGCCGAAAAATGGACATCGAAACGCAAACCGGGCCCCCGGCCGCCCGCCGCGGATGACGAGCCCGTCGAGGAGACCTGCAAAACCTGCGGTGAGCCCCTGCTCGTGGAGTGGGGCGGGGTCTGCCCGAACTGCAAGCCCAAGATCGCGAGCCCCAAGACCTTGTTCGCGGCAAGGTCGGACCTTTTCGGCGCCACGGCCGTTAGTTTGGGCTGGCTCGTGGTGCTGCGCTCCCCGGACGCTCCCCAGCAGGGCACCCTGCTCGAGCTCGAGCAAGCGCAAAACATCCTCACGCGCGCCGGCGCCCCAGCGCTGCCCGGCGCCCGGCTCTACGCCTTCAACGACGAGTACATGTCCGTGGGCAACGCAACCATTCGCCGCCCCTTCGGAGGCGATCGGGACGCTGCTTTCACGCTCGAAGACCGGCGCACCCCGGGTCCTTCGGCCAACGGTACGTGGCACAACGCCCGGCGCCTCGGCCCCTCCGAGGTCGTCATGCTGGGCGACGGGGACATCGTCCGGGTCGGCACCACCGAGTTCCTGTTCAAGTCACTATGGCTGCCCCCGGGATCTGCTTCGTGAGCGCCACCGCTCATCGTCCGGGGCGCCCGTCCCGCGCCTGTCGCGCGGCGGCGTTCGTGGCCTCGTTCCTCGTTTTTGGGGCAGGGGCCGGCGGGTTTTCTCCGTGCCGCGCGGCAGACGTCACGCTCTTCTCCACCCCCCCGCAGCTGGCCGGCGACGACACGGTCGAGTTGGTCGTGGGTGCGCGCCTTTTGGGTATCGAACGCGTCAAGCTCGAAGACCTCCAGGTGCGCTTCGACAAAAAGCGCGGCAAGGTGCGGGGCAGCCAGCCCTACCTCGACTACGCGGCCGACAAGTCCCGGGGCGCCGAGTCGTGGCGCCCGCCCCTCACCGTGGGCTTCGTCTACCTGTGGACCGACGGCACCCCGCCCGAGATGGTGGACGGCGTTCACCGGCTCTTCAAACGCCTGCCACCCGAGACCGTGGTCCTGCCCACGCCCTTCGGGCAGAGCTACTTTCCCGTGGTCAACCCGGCCTCCGCGGCACGCGTGGCGGGGGGCGGCCTCGACGACCAGCCCTTCATCGACGGCGACGCCATCACGTTCCTGCAGGCAACGCGAGCCAACGTCCACGAGGTGGCCAAGGACGATGCCCCGCTCAAGGCCCTCGTGATCATCGCCGACGGCCGCGACTACGGGGCGGGCAGCGACCCAGGCCCCTTTGCCTCCCTGGGCAAAGAGCTGCGTGAGGCGGGCTACGTGACGCAGGTCGTGGGCCTGCCCACCGACGACGACACCGCCCGGGCCAACCTGCGGGCTTTAGCGCACGCCGCGGGCGCACGGCTTCTGCCCGCAAGACAAGCGTCCGAGCTGCCCGCCCTCATCGAGGCCGCGGGCACCTTGTTTTTCGACCTGCGGGTGATGCGCGCCGAGCTTCCCCTGTCCGTGCGGCTCTTCGGCGGCGACGTGACCGTGGCGCTCGAGGCCACAGCGGACGGCAAAGAGATCAGCGCCGCCGCAGGCCTCGTCGAGGTGCCCGCCTCCGGCGGCTGGCTGCTGCTCGTGGCGGGCGGCGTGCTGATCCTGGGCGGAGCCGTGGGCGTGGCCGTGATGGTGGCCAAACGCCGGCCGGGTGGCGGGGCAAGCCCCGAGGACGACATGGACGGCTTCCTCGATGCCGTTCAGGAGCTGGTTCGCCGGCGGGTGGCCCCCGAGCGCGCGGCCGTGGAGCTGTCGCGCTGGTACCCCGAGCTGGTCGCAGAGCTGCCCAACATCGACGTGGACGCGCTCGATCCCGGCGACTACCGGCTGCTCAAGAGCCGCGCCGGGCAGGCCCGGCTCCAGGAGTACGCCAAGGCCGTCGGCAACACGGACGAGGACACGGGCAGCTCCGGTCAGGACGTTGTGGCGCTGATGTCCGGCGCCCTCGCGCAGGGCATGTCCGCTCCCGACACGGCCCGCCAGCTTCGCGCCCGCGTGCCCGATCGCACCTGGGCGGCGTTCGCCCGGGCGCGCTTCGACGAGGTCACCTCGATGCTGAAGACCGCGGCAGCGTCACAGCCGGCCCTCGCCAGCCCGCGCGCCCGCGCCTTCGTGCTCGCGGTGCAGGACGCTTTGCGGGATCGCGAAGGCGCCGAGGTGGTGGTCGGCTGGCTCGTCCGCGCGGCAGGCCCTGGCAAGCGCGGTGAGACGCTGCGCCTCGCCCGCAACCGGACCGTGATCGGGCAGGCGCCCGGCTGTCAGCTTCGTCTGGAAGACAAGCTCATGGCGGGTGAACACCTCGCGATCACCGAGGCAGGCGGTGGCTACTCGGTGGCCCCACTTTCCGGGCTCGTGAAGGTCGAGGGCAAAACACTGATGGCCCAGCGGCCCTTGCTCGACGGCGAAACGCTCGAGTTCGGCCAGGGGCAGTACGTGTTCAAGGCCGTCGTCGACGGCTAAACCCAAGAGTCCCTCACCGACGCCGGCCGCGGCTTTGCGAGCCGTAGATCACGCTGGCGTAGCCCTCGGCGAACTCGGGGCCAAAGACCAGCGCGTTCAGCTCGTGGTCTGATTCCATCAGGGCCGCAAAGCGCTCCGTGTAGCGACGCCAGCCCTCCTTATCGAGAATCGGCATGAAGCGCGGGCCCTTCTCGATGCCGCACTCCTGAGGATCGAGCGACGCCAGCAGGGCCCGAACGCCCCGGCTCACCCCCTCCATCATGGCCACCTGGTGCACGGCCAGGTCCGCGGTGAGGGCCCGCAGCTCCTGCGCGCGGGCCGTCGGATCGGCGCCGGACTCGGTCATGTAAGCCATCAGCTCCGCACCGTCGCGGGCAGAATGAAGGGGGGTCGAGCCGCTCACGGTCCGCACCCCCAGCTCTGCCCCCGCTTCCTCCGCGCCGCGGCGAAGGTCCACGAAGGCGTCGCAGAAGGCCCGCAGGGCCGCATGCACCCGCAGATCGGCCTGCTGCCCCGTCGACATGGCCCGCGTGCTCCCCACCGCCGCATCCATCGAGGACGACGCCCCCGGTGCAGCCGCCGGGGCGGAAGACCCCGCAGAGACAAAGGCCGGCCCCGCGGGAGCGGGTGAAGGAACGAACACCGGAGCCCCTACCGGCGGTGCCAGTCCGGGCGCCCGCAGATCGGGAGCCGGGACCGTGGGCTCGGGATACCCGAAGCGTGGGGCCTCGGCCGGAGGGCCGGGCGATGCAAACGCTCCGGGCACGAAGCCCGACGCAGGCGCCATGCCGGGCAGCGGGCCTCCGGGGCGCAGCGACGGCCCCGCCGGAGCCGCAACCGGCGCGGGAGCCGCAGGCACGGACGTCGCAGGCGCCGGCTGCACAGGCTTGGCGATCGCCCCGGAGGCCACCCCGAACAACGTCGGCGGGCTCTGGCCCTTGAGGGCTCCCGAACGCAGCAGGGGAGAAGGGCCAGGGGGGGCCGCGGCCGGTCCGGGCGGCGCGACGGTCGCGGGCTCCGTGCCGAACAAAGAGGGGGGATTGGTTCGCTTGACGGCGCCGAGCTCAGCGGCCGGCGCGGGGTCGGACGCGGCCGGCTTTGGGCTTGGCACCCTCATGCCTGCGATCTCGGCGGGCGAAAGCCCAAAAAGCGTCGGGGGGTTGAACGAAGGCGCCCCCGAAGGCCCTGGCGGAGGTGGAGCCACCACCGGCGCCGGGGCGGGCGCAGCCGCCGGCGGCGCGGGCGAAGGCGAAGGCGCGGGCGGCGCGGGCGAAGGCGACCGAAACACGCCCGCGGACATCCCGAACAATGTGGGCGGGTTCAGGGCGGCAGCTGGCGGCTCTCGCGTGTCGCGCCGCTCCCGCAGATCCCCCGCCGCCGGGGGCGGCTGCCTGGCCGCGGGGGGCGCAGCAGCGCTCGCCGGCAAAGGTGGTTGCGGCCGATCGCCAAACAGCGTCGGCGGGTTGAACCGCGTCGGCGGGGCTTCCGTGACACCCAGGGCCATCTCACCGGCCACGGGGGCTTGTCCGCCCCCCCGGGCCGGCGGTGGGGTCTCTGGAAACGCGTCCGCCGTCCCGACGGGCCCTGAAAGTTCGGCCCCGAACACAGGCTCGATCAACATCGTCAGCGGGCCAATCTGAAACACCGTGGGCCCCTCCACACGCGCAGGGGTGCCCGGCGTGAGCTTGACGCCCTCGAGCATCGTGCCGTTGGTCGAGCCAAGATCCGTGTACTCGATCGTGTCCGCGTCGAAACGAATCGCCCCATGCCATTCCGAGACATAGGTCTCGGGCAAAGGCAAATCGTTCATGGCGTTGCGCCCGAGGCGCACGGGCGACGTCGAAAAGGCCTTTTGGAGCTCCGGATGGCCCGGGCGTTGAACGATGACGCGAACACTCATGAGTCCGAGAGCCGCGCGGGGTGACGAACGCGCGACGATTCACACGATACGACACGAACGGCGCGCTCCCAAACCGATCGCCCCGCGCGCAGGCAGCAGGCGGGGCCTCCGTGCAACTCTGCAAGCCCGAGCACACTCGCTACGAATGAGATGAGAGCCCCCGTTTGCGACAGGAGGAGTTTGACATTGCGCGGCTCGGACCCGCTCTGGCAGACTCACGCCGCCGATGCTTGGGAAAGGTTTTGGATTGTTCACGCTTGCGCTGGTGGCCGCGCAAAGTTTCGGGTGTGCCCACAAGCCGCCTCCGGCTCCGTGTACCGAAACGGAGCCCGTGCGGGTCGCCTTGAAGGCGCGACAAACTCTCAACCCTGACGAAAGCGGCCAGTCCTTTCCCACGATCGTGAGGGTCTATCTTCTCAAAAACCCCAGCACCCTCGAAGTG
It encodes the following:
- a CDS encoding LamG domain-containing protein; this encodes MVPRLATWSILGSLLLGCEDTRLVAERGGALPLRCDPGPVDDVVARYSFDEAPGAEGFADETGAHPAQVTGNAARVEGPEGCGQAVVFPQGDPRGYLVVAPSSAFALPSGSLSFWVWLPPPPGPVFRVGILSRDATLERTKGHFTVYWTGPGYLSVRLQGANAAGSRCTARVMPTETWTHVGINFGSGPLELYINGIEENSRNEAIFVPTAPCGADTNDGLEGNANPWVFGANNDGSMDGLADAPSDFAASVRLDEILLSSQRRVFRRQAVVTTQSPR
- a CDS encoding N-acetylmuramoyl-L-alanine amidase, with amino-acid sequence MGFAALVTLAALAGTNTEIVVAGQKFDVGRPVVLWDDTERGFDGYAETCLEDKAKASSPCCQGRFKRFGTRSGLKTRSLEALQGVVKQFVLHHDGCVNSRSCFHSMHDLPRHDGGCGLSAHFMVDADGTIYQTLDLLERAYHAEQANPISVGVEICNRADASRDELAKLPPDYRTRPVKDVLINGRHYKAFDFRPEQYRSVIALARAMVRIFPQIGPVIPVGEDGQPLLDTLPDPNAFAGIVGHLHVDAEGHKWDPGAFDWKKLLSALNGYYLPQQLGGYTRFPFDDEPTINRTARVAFESVEERSSGHFPLSPGGLVRAGVNLRGLPGTPVRAPVRGTIVAARFGRHGRSSTSFVLIKHELQMPRGPMTFFSLLAHLEPGLMEDPERSGVPWLETLVRERNRRALSTLKLGNVALLEEPVESGEIVGTVGFVKRGSEVGPETRFDIFSAERLPVDTGRFLKHVDAVQDGPWVRRGMVLDLLTRTGAKRLDPAALANFFRSDNLDARQALRRMVLHHAHEWGDKLGPAAFLASPELEGLSEADKRHVFDEAIRPYVFWNAALSEHADLPADQVVYSYNPITFLALLAAQQANTRLRWPAADIADRDVVPLARAADLAVWTTPPAFIPLEAPLFGPLVELEIVPRKREEIPLIELPTLER
- a CDS encoding FHA domain-containing protein, which encodes MLDRFKGLFGGTPAPSRAGARHLSRVAGEEGRQAWKERKGGRAEKWTSKRKPGPRPPAADDEPVEETCKTCGEPLLVEWGGVCPNCKPKIASPKTLFAARSDLFGATAVSLGWLVVLRSPDAPQQGTLLELEQAQNILTRAGAPALPGARLYAFNDEYMSVGNATIRRPFGGDRDAAFTLEDRRTPGPSANGTWHNARRLGPSEVVMLGDGDIVRVGTTEFLFKSLWLPPGSAS
- a CDS encoding FHA domain-containing protein, whose protein sequence is MSVRVIVQRPGHPELQKAFSTSPVRLGRNAMNDLPLPETYVSEWHGAIRFDADTIEYTDLGSTNGTMLEGVKLTPGTPARVEGPTVFQIGPLTMLIEPVFGAELSGPVGTADAFPETPPPARGGGQAPVAGEMALGVTEAPPTRFNPPTLFGDRPQPPLPASAAAPPAARQPPPAAGDLRERRDTREPPAAALNPPTLFGMSAGVFRSPSPAPPAPSPSPAPPAAAPAPAPVVAPPPPGPSGAPSFNPPTLFGLSPAEIAGMRVPSPKPAASDPAPAAELGAVKRTNPPSLFGTEPATVAPPGPAAAPPGPSPLLRSGALKGQSPPTLFGVASGAIAKPVQPAPATSVPAAPAPVAAPAGPSLRPGGPLPGMAPASGFVPGAFASPGPPAEAPRFGYPEPTVPAPDLRAPGLAPPVGAPVFVPSPAPAGPAFVSAGSSAPAAAPGASSSMDAAVGSTRAMSTGQQADLRVHAALRAFCDAFVDLRRGAEEAGAELGVRTVSGSTPLHSARDGAELMAYMTESGADPTARAQELRALTADLAVHQVAMMEGVSRGVRALLASLDPQECGIEKGPRFMPILDKEGWRRYTERFAALMESDHELNALVFGPEFAEGYASVIYGSQSRGRRR